The Anabas testudineus chromosome 1, fAnaTes1.2, whole genome shotgun sequence genomic sequence CGGGGGGCCACAGGGTCATAGAAGCGGTTTCTCAGTGATGTCATCCTGCTGAAAATGGCCTGTGAACAGAAGCCAAGACACGGACAGTGCTGGGTTTCTTCAGTCTGCTACAAATGGATAAtgcagtgagtgagtgaataaaaaatgtgttgatcATGTCATTTCTTGCTGTTCTGTTGTAAGCATTaagagttttagttttagtgaaGACACTTGCACtagtttcttttaaatgtcCAGTCCTCCTCAAACCTTTTGCTTTCAGTGGTGGTGGATGTCACCCATCAGGAAACTGTGTTAACACTCACTGTGAAAATGTCTAATTGATGCCTcttctgctgtgatgaaaacaaacaaaaacatcaaaagacAGTCTTTGGGGAAAGTGTACTTATCTGTTGTTCTCTTACCTCTGAGCCATGTGGCAGACGATCCTGTTGTAGGCAGGTTTTACCTGGAGCAGTGAGATCATTTAATTTGAGTTTATACTGGATAGTGTCATGCAGCTTTTTGTGCAGTTATGGTTAATTAACTATTGACCAAAAGCTCAATAGTTAACATTAATGACCCTGAGACATGTGCTCCTGTGTTCACTGTTGTTACGGCTCAATTGTAGATTTTCCACTGAATTTTTTAAGACGCAGTGTTTATGTACTAAATCTTTTAGTGTAATGTGGACTTTCATACACCTACTGTAGTTGGTTATCAGTACATAGTGACATGTACCAAAGTTTAGTGAGCATTCCCGTAGAAGCCCCAGTGAtcattttaaaagatattttGACCTTCAGTATCACTGAGTCTTAACAGAGGCCACGGAGCTGTACTGTCCTAAATCTGGTGGGGCCCCTTGACAGACAACCCCACTCTCTTGCCCTAGCCCAGAGCACTGACCTACCATACATGTGAATGgacacaaaacactttaaagcTGATTGGAAATCCTTCTCTCACCCAGGCAAAGAATAAATGCTTGGCAGCTTAACCTGGCCTTATATCTGCATGGCATGtgctcaggctcaggttgagCTGCAGTGGCTGGCACAACTGCCTTGATGGGCAGCTTCATCAGAGAGCCAGGACTGCTCCGTTATCGAGCCACCATAATTGTGCAAGTCCACTAATCTCAGCAGTAGCCACTGGCTCACTTCTATCCAGTTCAGTTTACAGGAACAACGATGATCTGCCAAGAAAACCACTAGAGCCAGCCTTCATTGGATGGACCTCTGCCCATGCTGCCGACTATATATATAAGCATTTCTACAGCATCCTCCCTCTGAACTATCAGCGCCACAAAATTCACAACCCACCGTACAACAACACAGGATCAAGCTTTAGATTAGTGACCGCTGTCTCCTGAGGAACTGGGATGATTTCCTGAATCTACTCTCACTTACTcgtttcttcttcctgctgtgaGGCCACAGTGCTAACCACAGCCCACATGAATCatctgttaatattttattcagtaAAAAGGTTGAAAATCCTATGTGCTGGGTAGAGATATAGTTtgattatgttatttatttacatgaatacatttttagtgAATTCAAATGTACCCACTTACAGGCAGACTTCTTCAGGTAGATCATCTTGGAGACAGACTTGTTCTATACTTTGATAAAATGTGCCAAAGTGAATCTACACATGGACAAAAGGGCATGCTCCCATCTGTCatcatttaacatttagcagAAATGGAAACACACAAGTTGCTCTTAGGATGACTCCATTCTTTTCTTATCTGCTTCCATGTCCCACACTTTGCTTGAGATAATTGGTGTGGGTCATACCACAAAATTGATTTATCTTTTCCACATGATACCAGGCCTTGATCACTAATATGAGTAACGATATGTTTTACTGAGCTGTGGTTGAAAGCAGCTAATGTACTATCATGGAAGAAAAAGGACTATTTCATAATTTCTGAAGATAAATCATTGTTCTTAAGCTAGttgtaaacattttaacaatgtGAAATTGAATGTGGGATCAACAATCTAattttagattatttatttaaaaacaataactgAACCACTTGAAGCTCATAGCTAACTGCTTTGTGATCtttgattatattttagatCTGGTCTATTACTCTCTGCAGCATCAGTGTGATTTCTGCACTGTTAACATCAAATCTATTGATGTTGGGATGTGTCATGTACAGATGCTATTGCAGGGTTTTCATAAGACTGCGTGATGACTATCGCACACACAATAACATTCCTATAAAAATTAACTAAGGAATGGATGATATCaacctctgtatgtgtgtttaaaggtCCTGAAAGTAAAGTGTACATTTTCGTAACCTACTAAAATGGAGCTCAATTCTATCAAGTTAGTTAATAGTGTTTTAAAAATTGTACACATCTAATGTAGACTTAAGATCAGTCTTTAAAGAGACACCTTTAATACATGTTAGAAAAAGTCTGGTTTGCAACATAATTAAACTACTATATAACAAAATAATGTTGGTGTAACATTTAGTAAAACCGAGGGTAGAGGGGGGAAATTACcagttatattatattatattaccaTTGACCTTAACTTGCAGTCAATGTTAATATAAAGTCTTGCAATAGACTAGTTGGCGTAGGGCTGGAGAACTAGAACTAGAGGCAGTGATGCTCTGTTGGCTTTGTCTTAGAAAAAAGTCAACTACAATGGGCACAGAAACAatgattttttacttttttgtttgcagctgCGCTGAATGGCGCCACAACCAAAGAGGGAGGTGTAGCTTTAGGTGACTTGTTTATATTTAGGCGAGTTAGGCCATTGTTGGCAGCCTGGCACAAGGTCATGTACTTTGGCATTGaccatgtatgtgtgtgtgtgtgccgagATTCTGTGAAGCACTAATGCCAACTGTTGAATAATGGGTGTGTAGGCACAGCCGGAGTTAAATTTATCATCATGAATGGAGAACGGGGTTATTAACTGttcctttgtttgtgtgcatgactACATGTCCCTCCACTTATTTATTGTGGTCTTATTTGTAGGTCGAGCCAAATGCCACTATTGGAGAGATCAAGTCTATGTTCCACAAGAGCCGTGAGTGTCCCCTACAAGTGACAGCATGTAGAATACACACTTTCTGTCCTGCCTTTAGATGTCTGAAgtattttttgtctgtttcagatcCTCAGTGGTACCCAGCCAGACAGTCCATTCGCCTTGACCCCAGTAAGCCAGGCCAAGTGTTTGTTATCTAATCTGTATAATTAAAGTGAATTTCTCTCTACAGTCAActtttaatatactgtagatctaattaagtaagtgtgtgtgtgtgtgtgtgtgtgtgtgttttagagggGAAGTCTTTGAAGGATGAGGATGTCCTGCAACATCTTCCTGTGGGAACCACAGCAACCTTCTACTTCAGAGACCTGGGAGCCCAGATTAGCTGGGTCACTGTGAGTACAACACAGAGCTTGGCCAAAGATGTGTGTCACAGTCAGAGGGAATGAGTCAGTCCTGACAAACCCACATACATCAGGGTGTGGGTGGGATCATGTTGAACTAAACTGACATTTCACACTGGGTGAAAACGGTGGGTGTGTGTTGGGCAGAAGTTTCCTCCTGCAGAGAGATTTATTTGCTGCAGTCAAGTCCAGTGTTAAAGTTATGACTCTGCTGGGAATTGGAGTGGAGGCACAGAGTTGGTGAGAGAGACTAGAGACAGAACAAGCTGGGGGCGATGATGtggtgtatttatttattatggtcTAGCCAATCTACTGTATCAACAAGGCCACAAGATGGCTACAGTGGCTAAAATGACAAGTATGTGCTCAATGCCTCCAAGGCTCTGACTTCTCCTGTCCTACTTTCTTTTTTCAGGTCTTTCTGACAGAGTATACTGGTCCTCTGGTCATCTACCTGATGTTCTACTTCAGGGTTCCTTTCATCTATTCACCCAAATACGACTTCACCACCAGTAAACATTGGGTCGTACAGTGAGTGTCTTCACAAACCTCAATGAACTGTTTGTATAAATGgatttgtacatttacatgagCTGCAGAGGTGCAGGTAGATAGATTTTACTACCTGTGGACTGAGCAAGCATAGCCGTTTCCCTCAGTcaccagtctttatgctaagctaactggttGATAGTTAACGCTTAATAGTTTTGTTCTCATTAGCAGGATGCCATGGTGGTAACTGAAGTGTCTCTGCTTTTTCCAGTCTCGCCTGTATGTGTCACTCTTTCCACTATGTTAAGAGGCTGCTGGAGACGCTGTTTGTCCATCGGTTCTCTCATGGAACAATGCCGTTACGCAACATCTTTAAGGTGAGACGGATTCTTCTGACTAATGATATTGAAAAGGTGTGGCTCTACCACCATCAAGTCTCgctgaaaatgtcaaaatcttTGTTTCAGAACTGTACTTACTACTGGGGCTTTGCAGCATGGATGGCCTATTACATCAACCACCCCCTGTATACACCACCCAGTGAGTGCACATGCAGATAGTaaacctgaaacacaacacTCTAATACACATTTTGTCATTGTCACCGTCACCATTACTATGTGTTAATTGTATCTTGTTTCAGTCTACGGGGAGCAACAGATCAGAATTGCCCTCATCATATTCTTGGTAACAAtctttcttccctctgtgtATTCTCTGGTTTATCAAGCACAATTTGAATTGtctaataaacataaatacatgtacaaatacatagTATTGTTTTGTCTAAATCTTGTTGATCCCTACAAGTAAACAAGAGTTCTCTCAAATATAGGACCTGTTTTAAATTGTCATCAGCTTTTGCACACACATCTTCTCAATTctcaatgttttctttcttagtTCTGTCAGATCGGCAACTTTTCAATCCACATTGCTCTTCGGAACCTCCGTCCACCAGGTACACTCCTGCAGCACCTGTACTAATTCATTTTACCCAAAGAATTCCTAtggaaattatttatttacaaaccTTAATTGCaaaaaatctgtgatttgaTGGAATTGTTAGaacatttatctgacaaaagtacattttgcattttgcaatTATAAGGAAGTtggaagagaggaaaaataagaaAGCTTACACTGTTCATTCCGAtattaggttaattggtgatgTGACATTATTGTGATTATGAAGTAAGCATCCACCAAAGGCTTAATTTTTGGAAGCTAATATCTACTTGCAGATACATCATTAATCAGTATGTTTACATATAAAATTATCACATCAGTCTGTTgatgcaatttaaaaaataaaaggatttgATATGACTTTTCATTCTTCATCCAGGCTCTAAGACCAGGAAGATCCCCTACCCAACCAAGAACCCCTTCACCTGGATTTTCCTGCTGGTCTCCTGCCCCAATTACACCTATGAGGTAAAGTGTTTTGGTCATCATAGGTGCTGAAATGGTTTTTGTCTCTGAACGGGAAGTGGATTTctaggaaaaaacaaaaaacaaatatcaaatcTAGTTTTAGGGATTTACAGTGTGGGTCTTAAGTGTCTCAAGTTGTAGTAGATGGTAATGTCTCACCTGTAATGAACCATGTACCATTAAAGttaaaaggttttaatgttgcagctgtcattactatatatatatatgtgccCAGATGCCCTCACTTTTACTATACGGAGTTATTTAGATAAAAGGGTGATGTATCATCCCTCGTCTTCCTCTCTTAGCTGGGCTCCTGGCTTGGCTTCACACTGATGACCCAGTGCCTGCCGGTGGCTTTCTTCACCTTGGTGGGTTTCATCCAGATGACTGTCTGGGCCAAAGGGAAGCACCGCAGCTACCTGAAGGAGTTCCGCGACTACCCTCCTCTCCGCTCACCCATCCTGCCCTTCATCCTGTAGGACGACTTAATTCATCCTTCATCCTGTTTGGAGGAGTCAGGGACCTACATCCCCAGCCTCCAAAATCTACACTGGAACTGAAAAGAATCTAACCCAGTCCCATGCTCTTAACCAAATTTTGTCTTTCCCTTCCTGTTTTCAATCTGTCACACtgagtgaaaatgtaaaactctgAACTTGCTTCATTTTATTAACCCCAACCAAACCCATTCCTCCTGTTAATCCTATGTGCATTTGAGCTCCCAGAGCAGTCTTCACCTTCAAACTACCCAGTGTTTACTGAATGATATACTGtagataaatactgtaaaatgccAACCACTCTGTCTAATATACCCAATACTGTTGTTCTGGGGCTGAATTTGCATCTGGTAATATTCAGCAAATCTTAAACTGTTGAGTTTTCATATCCATTCATCTAAATTTGGaacaatgacatttaattttcttgatGTCTGgagtaatttattaaaaaaacaacaaaatgttgttgCCTGCTTCTTCATGTGCAGTATTAGAGTCCCATCCTCTCTAAAGCAATGGACTTATTAGAAATTAGTATAAATGTATCATCATTAAAAGGCAAGATGCCTTTTGTATAGGCTCACtgtgcaaatatgttttgtacCTTTGGGGTAGTTACACAAAACTGAGTTTGTCAGACAGGCCACACCTGCTATAAtttgggaataaaaaaaaaaaaatccctttttAAACTCATACAAGCAgagttttgacatttaaaaagcataGGCTCAAAAATTAtcctttatctttttattgtgGACAGCAGCACATATATacaaagaagaagcagaggatgTACTGGTTATGCGGCTTGAGCCTGGGCCTCAAttctcttcttcctcagctggagcctcctctccctctcatATTCTTTCATACGCATCACATAGCTAGAAACCGAGAAGACAGGGTATACCGTTAATAACAAGGTGGGTGCAATCATATTAGATAAAGATTAAAGTTAAGTAGTTTAAAAGGAATTTCAAGAACCTACATTTTTCGAGATTTAATCTTTAACCTACAATGTTTTAGATTCTTATTAATATTTGAACAAATCCATGGCAACTGTTCAACTATCTGCTAAAATGACTAATGATGATTGAAAGCATGGACCTTGTTGCAAGTTTTGTCAGTGCCAGACAGTTTGATTGAAGAGGATTTGGCCAACACTAGTTAACTTTATTCACAGTGTTAGACTGACTAAACAATTATATTGTCAGATCTGCTTATATGCATCTCATTACTCTGTGTTTTAACCAGTATCAGTAGTTTACACCCGTCATACAGGT encodes the following:
- the tecrb gene encoding trans-2,3-enoyl-CoA reductase b isoform X2, encoding MKHYEVEILDAKTKDKLCFLDKVEPNATIGEIKSMFHKSHPQWYPARQSIRLDPKGKSLKDEDVLQHLPVGTTATFYFRDLGAQISWVTVFLTEYTGPLVIYLMFYFRVPFIYSPKYDFTTSKHWVVHLACMCHSFHYVKRLLETLFVHRFSHGTMPLRNIFKNCTYYWGFAAWMAYYINHPLYTPPIYGEQQIRIALIIFLFCQIGNFSIHIALRNLRPPGSKTRKIPYPTKNPFTWIFLLVSCPNYTYELGSWLGFTLMTQCLPVAFFTLVGFIQMTVWAKGKHRSYLKEFRDYPPLRSPILPFIL
- the tecrb gene encoding trans-2,3-enoyl-CoA reductase b isoform X1 translates to MDALALEATGGKKKANGATVAAPLPAQAPVKRKPAKKAKKAVVFFEVEILDAKTKDKLCFLDKVEPNATIGEIKSMFHKSHPQWYPARQSIRLDPKGKSLKDEDVLQHLPVGTTATFYFRDLGAQISWVTVFLTEYTGPLVIYLMFYFRVPFIYSPKYDFTTSKHWVVHLACMCHSFHYVKRLLETLFVHRFSHGTMPLRNIFKNCTYYWGFAAWMAYYINHPLYTPPIYGEQQIRIALIIFLFCQIGNFSIHIALRNLRPPGSKTRKIPYPTKNPFTWIFLLVSCPNYTYELGSWLGFTLMTQCLPVAFFTLVGFIQMTVWAKGKHRSYLKEFRDYPPLRSPILPFIL